A single genomic interval of Chloroflexota bacterium harbors:
- a CDS encoding pyridoxal phosphate-dependent aminotransferase has translation MRLARRMSRLGTETAFEVLARAKALEAQGRDIIHLEIGEPDFDTPANIVAAGTEALQSGYTHYTPSNGMLPLREAIAEEVSSTRGISVTPEQVVVVPGGKPIMFFALLALCGQGDEVVYPNPGFPIYESMINFVGARPVALRLGMEKEFSFDPEELRALVTDRTRLIILNSPANPTGGVLSKADLDQVAELALEKQIPVLSDEIYSRILYDGEFTSVASVPGMEELAIILDGYSKTYAMTGWRLGYGVMPVFLAQQMAKLMVNSNSCTAAFTQMAGIEALTGPQDGVDAMVEAFRRRRDLIVDGLNAIPGFRCLSPKGAFYAFPNIEGTGRTSQELADILLDEAGVAALAGPCFGEHGEGFLRFSYANSEENIGKALVRIRETVERL, from the coding sequence ATGAGACTGGCAAGGCGCATGTCTCGCCTTGGTACTGAAACGGCCTTTGAAGTGTTAGCCAGGGCCAAAGCCCTGGAAGCTCAGGGACGCGACATTATCCATCTCGAGATCGGTGAGCCCGATTTTGACACACCGGCCAACATCGTGGCTGCCGGCACTGAAGCCCTGCAGAGCGGCTATACGCATTACACCCCTTCCAATGGCATGTTGCCATTAAGGGAAGCCATTGCCGAGGAAGTATCCAGCACCAGGGGCATCTCTGTTACTCCCGAGCAGGTCGTCGTGGTGCCTGGTGGAAAACCGATCATGTTTTTTGCATTGCTGGCGCTCTGCGGCCAGGGCGACGAGGTGGTCTATCCCAATCCCGGGTTTCCCATCTACGAGTCTATGATCAATTTTGTCGGTGCCCGGCCAGTAGCCCTTCGGCTTGGCATGGAAAAGGAGTTCAGCTTCGATCCAGAGGAGCTGAGGGCCCTGGTAACCGATCGAACCCGGTTGATAATCCTCAACTCGCCAGCCAATCCCACGGGTGGCGTCCTCTCGAAGGCCGATCTGGACCAGGTCGCAGAGCTGGCGCTCGAAAAGCAGATACCGGTCTTATCCGATGAGATATACAGCCGGATTCTGTATGACGGGGAGTTCACCAGCGTGGCCAGCGTGCCCGGCATGGAAGAGCTGGCCATCATACTCGATGGGTATTCGAAAACCTATGCCATGACCGGCTGGCGCCTGGGTTATGGGGTCATGCCGGTGTTCCTGGCCCAACAGATGGCGAAATTGATGGTGAATTCCAACTCTTGCACGGCTGCCTTCACCCAAATGGCAGGGATCGAGGCTCTGACCGGACCTCAGGATGGGGTGGACGCGATGGTAGAGGCTTTTCGCCGGCGACGGGATTTGATCGTCGATGGCCTGAACGCCATCCCGGGCTTTCGATGCCTGTCTCCCAAGGGGGCCTTCTACGCCTTTCCCAACATAGAGGGCACTGGCCGGACCAGCCAGGAACTGGCCGATATCCTGCTGGATGAGGCCGGAGTCGCTGCATTGGCCGGACCATGTTTCGGTGAGCACGGAGAGGGCTTTCTGCGATTCTCCTACGCCAACTCCGAGGAAAATATCGGCAAAGCATTGGTCCGGATCAGGGAGACTGTTGAACGATTGTAA
- a CDS encoding LLM class flavin-dependent oxidoreductase: protein MTKDRMALYLQDAHELSEGIELCKYAESKGFEAVWQAESRLVRDAIVPMAAFASHTSTLKVGSGVTNNWTRNIGLLAATFLTLDDLAQDRIICGIGAWWDPLAKKVGIERRKPLKAMRETVEVFRRLLNMETVTFHGEFHYVDGIKLDVVHGRKEARNVPIYIGATGMKMMELTGEIADGVVLNYLVNPAYNLRAMDALEKGAKKGGRSIDDIDRPQLMICSVDHDRKKALNGARKMMTQYLGQQPHLMKASGVSQELLDEIHQVLTWPATDEQIESAMHLVPDDVVQMCTASGSPEEVKTKVREYMDNGCTCPILYPLGDPWLMIDIFSEGYSD from the coding sequence ATGACCAAGGACCGGATGGCGCTCTATTTGCAGGACGCCCACGAACTTTCAGAGGGCATCGAACTGTGCAAATACGCCGAGTCAAAGGGATTCGAGGCGGTATGGCAGGCGGAAAGCCGGTTGGTGCGGGATGCGATCGTGCCGATGGCCGCCTTTGCTTCTCATACATCGACTCTTAAAGTGGGCAGCGGCGTTACGAACAACTGGACACGCAACATCGGTCTGCTGGCGGCCACCTTTCTCACGCTGGACGATCTGGCGCAGGATCGTATTATCTGCGGTATTGGCGCCTGGTGGGACCCGCTGGCAAAAAAGGTAGGCATCGAACGACGGAAACCACTCAAGGCTATGCGGGAGACGGTCGAGGTGTTCCGCCGTCTGCTCAACATGGAAACGGTCACCTTTCACGGTGAGTTTCACTATGTGGATGGAATCAAGCTCGATGTGGTGCATGGACGCAAGGAAGCGCGCAACGTGCCCATTTATATCGGGGCGACCGGCATGAAGATGATGGAATTGACCGGTGAAATCGCCGATGGTGTTGTGCTCAACTATCTGGTGAATCCCGCTTACAACCTGCGAGCCATGGATGCCCTGGAGAAAGGCGCGAAGAAGGGGGGGCGTTCCATCGATGACATTGATCGCCCCCAGTTGATGATCTGCTCGGTAGATCATGATCGCAAGAAGGCCCTGAATGGCGCTCGCAAGATGATGACCCAGTACCTTGGGCAGCAGCCGCATCTCATGAAGGCAAGCGGGGTGAGCCAGGAACTGCTGGACGAGATCCATCAGGTGCTCACCTGGCCGGCAACCGACGAGCAGATCGAGTCGGCCATGCATCTGGTTCCCGACGACGTGGTGCAGATGTGTACTGCCAGTGGGTCTCCCGAAGAGGTCAAGACCAAGGTGCGCGAGTACATGGACAACGGCTGTACCTGTCCGATCCTCTATCCCCTGGGTGATCCCTGGTTGATGATCGACATTTTCAGCGAAGGCTATAGCGACTAA
- the gatB gene encoding Asp-tRNA(Asn)/Glu-tRNA(Gln) amidotransferase subunit GatB — protein MNKYESVIGMELHAQLQTRSKMFCACSTGYWQASPNSHVCPVCLGMPGVLPVINQHAIEQTLRTGLALNCQIAPFSVFARKNYHYPDLPKGYQISQYELPLCTDGWLMIQADDGSEKRIGIRRAHLEEDTGKLVHVDQHSLVDLNRAGVPLMEIVTDAEMRSADEAYRYLAKLRSILRYLGVNSGDMEKGAMRCEVNLSIRTMDQAARGEFGTKVEVKNLNSFRAVRDSIAYEIDRQIDLLERGEQVAQVTVGWDENRRQTVLQRTKESSDDYRYFPEPDLPPLELSPAWIEELRATLPELPDARQGRFETDYGLSRQEADVVVAERAVADWFELAAAAYEGSARTMANWISGELFALLHTGEMTIGQLLAQPDDLADLQTLVDQGAINRNTAKQVLKEMAGTGRSPAIIVQEKGLAQVSDTDRLNQVVATVLAENPDEVRRCREGKTSLVGWFMGQVMRETRGQADPDVVRRLLLEALSGE, from the coding sequence ATGAACAAATACGAATCCGTTATCGGCATGGAGCTTCACGCTCAATTACAGACCAGATCAAAGATGTTCTGCGCTTGCAGCACCGGCTACTGGCAGGCCTCGCCAAACAGCCACGTTTGCCCGGTATGTCTCGGCATGCCCGGTGTACTGCCGGTGATCAACCAGCACGCCATCGAACAGACCCTGCGAACCGGGCTGGCTCTGAACTGCCAGATTGCCCCATTCAGTGTTTTCGCGCGCAAGAACTATCACTACCCTGATCTGCCCAAGGGATATCAGATCAGCCAGTACGAGCTGCCATTGTGCACCGATGGCTGGTTGATGATCCAGGCGGATGACGGCTCCGAAAAACGCATTGGCATCCGTCGGGCGCACCTCGAAGAAGATACGGGCAAGCTCGTTCACGTCGATCAGCACAGCCTGGTCGATCTGAATCGAGCGGGCGTTCCCCTGATGGAAATCGTCACCGATGCTGAGATGCGCAGCGCCGACGAGGCCTACCGCTATCTGGCCAAGCTGCGCAGCATTCTGCGTTATTTGGGCGTCAACTCGGGCGATATGGAGAAGGGCGCCATGCGTTGCGAGGTCAATCTTTCGATCCGCACTATGGATCAGGCGGCCCGGGGCGAATTCGGTACCAAGGTGGAGGTCAAAAACCTCAACTCCTTCAGAGCTGTGCGGGATTCCATTGCCTACGAGATCGATCGCCAGATTGACCTGTTGGAGAGGGGTGAGCAGGTTGCCCAGGTGACCGTCGGCTGGGATGAAAACCGGCGCCAGACTGTACTGCAACGCACCAAGGAGAGCAGCGACGACTACCGTTATTTTCCCGAACCCGATCTGCCGCCGCTGGAACTCAGCCCGGCATGGATCGAGGAACTTCGCGCCACGCTGCCGGAGCTTCCCGATGCCAGGCAAGGGCGCTTCGAGACCGATTATGGCCTGAGCAGGCAAGAGGCCGATGTCGTGGTTGCCGAACGCGCCGTGGCCGATTGGTTCGAGCTTGCCGCAGCCGCCTATGAAGGCTCTGCCAGAACCATGGCCAACTGGATCAGCGGGGAACTCTTTGCGCTGTTGCACACCGGCGAGATGACGATCGGGCAACTACTGGCGCAACCGGATGATCTGGCCGATCTACAGACACTTGTCGATCAAGGTGCGATCAACCGCAACACGGCCAAACAGGTACTCAAGGAGATGGCAGGCACAGGGCGCTCACCAGCGATCATTGTGCAGGAGAAAGGCCTGGCCCAGGTTTCCGATACAGACCGGCTCAACCAGGTTGTGGCAACCGTATTGGCTGAGAATCCCGACGAGGTCCGCCGCTGCCGGGAAGGCAAGACCTCCCTGGTGGGCTGGTTTATGGGACAGGTCATGCGGGAAACCCGGGGGCAGGCCGATCCCGACGTGGTGCGCCGCTTGTTGCTCGAAGCACTGTCCGGGGAATGA